One [Clostridium] saccharolyticum WM1 DNA segment encodes these proteins:
- a CDS encoding amylo-alpha-1,6-glucosidase: MEERSTQLDIRTVPFSRYGSYLAFSCPQDGTKEFDGHIGVRVLYGTFSQQETYPIILIKPDGKPVEKITVTMFPWELNVSSETGGYSICFRDEDGFLLKADSSVLITKTKAGSYDRVMEHMDGSFEIAGDDMALHVSVRKGKAEDRSACPENGYGSSRTGLLLSPEGKELLAEVILTGLSPHKKEYISYDHCRQAVKEEYEEFEAKIIKSLKLEDSAYEKAVREASYILWHSVLQPSGYMKRPVMVMTKNWMNLVWSWDYAFNGLAMVSTHPELAYGQFLAMADQQDEYGAYPDAYQARKIIRSFVKPPVQGFILEKMFQIHDPGREVKERLYHSTAAFTRWWLTYRMEENGIPTYQHGNDSGWDNATVFRLGLPVQSPDLSAWLVLQMEFLEHTARALGRWQEAEKWKEQGEDLLSKLLSYFVRDGRFEAVKIPGMEVVPSDSLILCLPLILGKRLPEKLRENLVSRLLKKGHLAGPWGFASEPLDSPLFEEDGYWRGAVWPPVTMILADALSRCGRREEARVYAERFCRLCSEKGFYENYSALDGRGLRDHGFTWTASVFLILLREFIID, encoded by the coding sequence ATGGAGGAACGCAGTACGCAGCTGGATATACGAACAGTACCCTTTAGCAGGTACGGCTCTTACCTGGCATTTTCCTGCCCGCAGGATGGTACGAAGGAGTTTGACGGCCACATTGGGGTACGGGTACTTTACGGCACCTTTTCCCAGCAGGAAACCTATCCCATCATACTTATAAAACCTGATGGAAAGCCGGTGGAAAAAATTACTGTTACCATGTTTCCCTGGGAACTGAACGTATCTTCTGAAACCGGAGGATACTCCATATGCTTTAGGGATGAGGACGGGTTTCTCCTGAAAGCTGACAGCTCCGTTCTTATCACGAAGACAAAAGCAGGATCCTATGACAGGGTAATGGAACACATGGATGGAAGCTTTGAAATAGCCGGAGATGATATGGCACTCCATGTTTCCGTTCGGAAGGGAAAAGCAGAGGACCGGTCAGCCTGTCCGGAAAATGGCTATGGAAGCAGCAGAACAGGGCTCCTCCTAAGTCCGGAGGGGAAAGAGCTGCTGGCCGAAGTTATCCTTACCGGTTTAAGCCCTCATAAAAAAGAGTATATAAGCTATGATCATTGCCGTCAGGCAGTTAAAGAGGAATATGAGGAGTTTGAGGCGAAAATTATAAAAAGCCTTAAATTAGAAGATTCCGCTTATGAAAAGGCCGTTAGGGAGGCTTCTTATATCTTATGGCATTCTGTGCTTCAACCATCCGGGTACATGAAAAGGCCGGTAATGGTCATGACGAAAAACTGGATGAATCTGGTATGGAGCTGGGATTATGCCTTTAATGGCCTGGCCATGGTTTCTACCCATCCGGAGCTGGCTTACGGTCAGTTTTTAGCCATGGCAGACCAGCAGGATGAGTATGGAGCATATCCCGATGCATACCAGGCCAGGAAGATCATACGGTCCTTTGTGAAGCCTCCGGTTCAGGGCTTTATCCTGGAAAAAATGTTTCAGATCCACGATCCGGGCAGGGAGGTAAAGGAGAGGCTTTATCATTCCACCGCCGCCTTTACCCGATGGTGGCTGACTTACCGGATGGAGGAAAATGGCATCCCTACCTACCAGCACGGCAATGATTCCGGCTGGGACAATGCTACCGTTTTTCGTCTGGGCCTTCCGGTTCAGTCACCGGATTTATCGGCCTGGCTTGTATTGCAGATGGAGTTTCTGGAACATACGGCAAGAGCGCTTGGGCGGTGGCAGGAGGCTGAAAAGTGGAAAGAACAGGGGGAGGATCTGCTTTCTAAGCTGCTGTCCTATTTTGTGAGGGATGGCCGCTTTGAGGCGGTGAAGATCCCCGGGATGGAAGTGGTGCCGTCCGATTCCCTCATCCTTTGTCTTCCTCTGATCCTTGGGAAGCGCCTGCCGGAGAAGCTGCGGGAAAATCTGGTCTCAAGGCTTTTAAAGAAGGGCCATCTGGCCGGCCCCTGGGGATTTGCTTCAGAGCCTTTGGACAGTCCGCTGTTTGAGGAAGACGGCTACTGGCGGGGGGCGGTCTGGCCTCCTGTTACCATGATACTGGCGGATGCATTAAGCCGGTGCGGCAGACGGGAAGAGGCACGTGTCTACGCAGAACGCTTTTGCCGGCTTTGCTCAGAAAAGGGTTTTTATGAAAATTACAGTGCATTGGACGGGCGGGGCCTGCGGGATCACGGCTTCACCTGGACGGCCAGTGTGTTTCTTATTCTGCTTCGCGAATTTATCATAGATTAA
- a CDS encoding glycoside hydrolase family 13 protein, producing MKNWWKESVVYQIYPRSFCDSNGDGIGDIGGIIKRLDYLKELGIDVIWLSPVYDSPNDDNGYDIRDYRKIMNEFGTMEEFDRLLAELHQRKIRLVMDLVVNHTSDEHSWFVESRKSKDNPYRDYYIWRDGKDGKEPNNWGSCFSGSAWNYDEETGQYYLHLFSKKQPDLNWDNKKVRTEVYDMMKWWLDKGIDGFRMDVISLISKEEGLPDGPAMINGYASFNVAANGPRVHEYLQEMNREVLSGYDIMTVGECSGVTLEEAAKYASSEGKELNMVFQFEHMDVDGDPDNKWTDKKMHLPDLKAVMTKWQKGLEGIAWNSLFWNNHDQPRVVSRFGSDCEEYRERSAKMLATCLHMMQGTPYVYQGEELGMTNVPFETIRDFRDLDSINAYHELTEKGIFTREEMMKYIRYKSRDNARTPMQWDTSAYAGFSESAPWIMVNPNYKRINAKEQMERETSVFHYYKKLIALRHKHDIIVYGSYELLLPDHPHIYAYIRTLGEQKLLVVCSFSSQTVTYSIPKEFESGTVMISNYETGERKCGELKPYEALVILQSSDLL from the coding sequence ATGAAAAATTGGTGGAAAGAATCCGTAGTATATCAAATTTACCCCAGAAGCTTCTGTGACAGCAATGGAGACGGGATCGGTGATATAGGAGGGATCATAAAACGACTGGACTATTTAAAGGAACTGGGGATTGATGTGATCTGGCTGTCTCCGGTATATGATTCTCCAAACGATGACAATGGCTATGATATCCGTGATTACCGTAAAATCATGAATGAATTCGGAACCATGGAGGAGTTTGACCGGCTTCTGGCAGAGCTGCATCAACGGAAAATCCGGCTGGTCATGGATCTTGTGGTAAATCACACCTCAGACGAGCATTCCTGGTTTGTGGAGAGCAGAAAATCAAAAGACAATCCATACCGGGATTATTACATATGGAGAGATGGAAAAGACGGTAAGGAGCCAAATAACTGGGGATCCTGCTTTTCCGGTTCTGCCTGGAACTATGATGAGGAAACAGGCCAGTATTACCTTCATCTTTTTTCAAAAAAGCAGCCTGACTTGAATTGGGATAATAAAAAAGTCCGGACAGAGGTATATGATATGATGAAATGGTGGCTGGATAAGGGGATTGACGGATTCCGCATGGATGTAATCAGCCTGATTTCCAAGGAGGAAGGACTACCTGACGGACCGGCCATGATCAATGGGTATGCCAGTTTTAACGTTGCTGCCAACGGCCCCAGGGTTCACGAATATTTACAGGAAATGAACCGGGAGGTTTTATCCGGTTACGATATTATGACCGTCGGAGAGTGTTCCGGAGTCACCCTGGAAGAAGCTGCCAAATACGCATCTTCCGAAGGTAAGGAACTTAATATGGTATTCCAGTTTGAGCACATGGATGTGGATGGGGACCCTGACAACAAATGGACGGACAAGAAAATGCATCTTCCGGATCTTAAGGCGGTCATGACAAAATGGCAGAAAGGGCTTGAGGGGATTGCCTGGAACAGCCTGTTCTGGAACAATCACGACCAGCCTAGAGTTGTTTCCCGCTTTGGCAGCGACTGTGAGGAATACAGGGAGCGATCCGCCAAGATGCTTGCCACCTGCCTTCACATGATGCAGGGGACTCCTTATGTATACCAGGGGGAGGAACTGGGAATGACCAATGTACCCTTTGAGACCATCCGGGATTTTCGGGATTTAGACAGCATCAATGCTTACCATGAGCTGACGGAAAAAGGGATTTTTACCCGAGAAGAAATGATGAAGTATATCAGGTACAAGAGCCGGGACAATGCCAGGACACCCATGCAGTGGGATACAAGCGCCTATGCCGGATTTTCAGAGTCAGCTCCATGGATCATGGTAAATCCCAATTATAAAAGGATCAATGCCAAGGAACAGATGGAACGGGAGACTTCTGTATTCCATTATTATAAAAAATTAATCGCTCTGCGCCATAAGCATGACATCATTGTTTACGGAAGTTATGAGCTGCTCCTTCCTGACCATCCTCATATCTATGCCTACATCAGGACCTTGGGAGAACAGAAGCTTCTGGTGGTATGCAGCTTTAGCAGTCAGACGGTAACGTACAGCATACCAAAGGAATTTGAATCAGGGACAGTTATGATCAGCAATTATGAGACAGGAGAGAGAAAATGCGGAGAGCTGAAGCCATATGAAGCGCTGGTGATCCTTCAATCATCGGATCTCCTTTGA
- the rpsT gene encoding 30S ribosomal protein S20: protein MANIKSAKKRILVNETKAARNKAIRSKVKTSIKKVEAAIVAGDKAAAQANLANAIAEIDKAATKGVYHKNTASRKVSRISKAVNTLA, encoded by the coding sequence TTGGCTAACATTAAATCTGCAAAAAAGAGAATTTTAGTAAACGAAACAAAGGCTGCAAGAAATAAAGCGATCAGATCCAAAGTGAAAACATCTATCAAAAAGGTAGAGGCTGCTATCGTTGCCGGTGACAAGGCTGCTGCACAGGCAAACTTAGCAAATGCTATCGCAGAGATCGATAAGGCTGCTACAAAGGGCGTATATCATAAGAATACCGCTTCCAGGAAAGTATCCAGAATCTCGAAAGCTGTAAACACATTGGCTTAA
- the gpr gene encoding GPR endopeptidase, whose product MENTFTVRTDLAVEERESFPGDGGEVSGVSLREWHRADSHIKMTEVKILDKKGEKAMGKPIGTYITLEADELSLKDENYHREVSEELANQIERLLKGKDYRKPDFHVLVAGLGNSSVTPDSLGPRVLNNLQVTRHLKVQYGEDFWKGRSMPVISGIVPGVMAQTGMESAEILKGIIKETEPDLIIAIDALAARSVKRLGTTIQLTDTGIHPGSGVGNHRHSLTSESLGIPVMAIGVPTVVGAAAIVHDTVSAMIGALSKSMETKGMGDFIGKLNSDEQYDLIRELLEPEFGPLYVTPPDIDETVKELSFTISEGIHLAFLGQEDS is encoded by the coding sequence ATGGAAAATACGTTTACAGTTCGTACAGACCTTGCGGTAGAAGAAAGAGAAAGCTTCCCAGGTGACGGAGGGGAAGTATCAGGAGTGTCCCTCCGGGAGTGGCACCGGGCAGACAGCCACATCAAAATGACCGAGGTAAAGATTCTTGACAAAAAAGGGGAGAAGGCCATGGGGAAACCCATTGGGACCTATATTACCCTGGAAGCCGATGAACTTTCACTGAAAGACGAAAATTATCACAGGGAGGTTTCGGAAGAACTGGCAAACCAGATCGAACGGCTTCTTAAGGGCAAAGATTACAGAAAACCGGATTTTCATGTGCTGGTGGCAGGGCTTGGCAATTCTTCCGTAACCCCTGATTCCCTTGGACCAAGAGTCCTTAATAATTTACAGGTGACAAGGCATTTAAAGGTCCAGTATGGTGAGGATTTTTGGAAAGGAAGAAGCATGCCTGTGATCAGCGGCATTGTTCCGGGAGTCATGGCCCAGACCGGAATGGAAAGTGCCGAGATTTTAAAGGGAATCATAAAAGAAACAGAGCCGGATCTTATCATTGCCATTGATGCCCTGGCGGCCAGAAGCGTGAAGCGGCTTGGAACCACCATTCAGCTTACGGATACAGGGATTCATCCAGGATCAGGAGTGGGGAACCACAGACACAGTCTTACCTCTGAAAGTCTTGGGATTCCGGTCATGGCCATTGGGGTGCCTACGGTTGTAGGGGCTGCCGCCATTGTCCACGATACGGTTTCCGCCATGATAGGCGCACTTTCAAAAAGCATGGAAACAAAGGGAATGGGAGATTTTATCGGAAAGCTGAACTCAGATGAGCAGTATGATTTAATACGGGAATTGCTGGAGCCGGAGTTTGGTCCTCTGTATGTGACCCCTCCGGATATTGATGAAACGGTAAAGGAGCTGAGCTTTACCATTTCAGAAGGAATCCATCTGGCTTTTTTGGGACAAGAAGATTCGTAG
- a CDS encoding stage II sporulation protein P has translation MKHRNKGINWFIRKMMIAVSLVLAVLLFGKEVSEAGKKADFHKAENWAKEGAGLGISYIWKHQYPAAVWEENSQNGILSGSKEKSLINVLCDFLFNQSPLYRYAGSSPNTESDYGDTDPAYEGYLESGRFYEEHSFLLYDGGEESGEDGSMNAGTHNARPETHPAGGGETAAGGGTGQASETNQEAVETGDKKKGEKDPAMTCAVSNVWPIAGSLYRKEQLADYDFLIKHFYSVHSSTTAGRDLMKAENFLSQDFTLEGGNDKPQILIYHTHSQEEFKDYGPDNPNATVVGIGSYLTELLTAKGYHVIHDTSVYDLQNGKLDRNKAYTYALDGITGILQQNPSIEVILDVHRDGVNEHLHMVNQVNGKPTAPIMFFNGVSQTPKGPIEYLPNPYREQNLAFSFQMQLDAAAYFPNLTRKIYIKGLRYNQHLRARSSLIEVGAQTNTYQEALNAMEPLAEVLDMVLQGN, from the coding sequence ATGAAACACAGAAACAAGGGAATTAACTGGTTTATAAGAAAAATGATGATAGCAGTAAGCCTGGTTCTGGCCGTCCTTCTCTTTGGAAAGGAAGTCTCAGAGGCGGGAAAAAAGGCGGATTTTCATAAAGCGGAAAATTGGGCAAAAGAAGGGGCCGGCCTTGGGATTTCCTATATATGGAAGCATCAGTATCCGGCTGCAGTATGGGAAGAAAACAGCCAGAACGGCATCTTATCGGGAAGCAAAGAGAAATCTTTGATAAACGTTCTCTGTGATTTCCTTTTCAACCAGTCTCCTCTTTACCGATATGCCGGCAGCAGCCCAAATACAGAATCAGATTATGGGGATACGGATCCGGCCTATGAGGGGTATCTGGAAAGCGGAAGATTTTATGAGGAACACAGCTTCCTTCTATATGACGGCGGAGAGGAAAGCGGAGAGGACGGAAGCATGAATGCTGGTACCCATAATGCCCGGCCAGAGACCCACCCGGCTGGCGGAGGGGAAACTGCAGCCGGTGGGGGAACAGGCCAGGCTTCAGAGACGAATCAGGAAGCAGTTGAAACAGGAGATAAGAAAAAAGGGGAAAAAGACCCTGCTATGACCTGCGCAGTAAGCAATGTATGGCCTATAGCAGGGAGCTTATACCGCAAAGAGCAGCTGGCTGATTACGATTTTCTTATAAAGCATTTCTACAGCGTTCATTCCTCCACAACGGCCGGCAGGGATTTAATGAAAGCAGAAAACTTCCTTTCCCAGGATTTTACTTTGGAAGGAGGGAATGACAAACCTCAGATCCTCATTTACCATACCCATTCCCAGGAGGAATTTAAGGATTATGGGCCGGATAATCCCAATGCCACTGTAGTTGGAATCGGAAGCTATCTTACGGAGCTTTTGACCGCTAAGGGCTACCATGTGATCCATGATACTTCCGTTTATGATTTACAGAACGGAAAGCTGGACAGAAACAAGGCATATACATATGCCCTGGATGGGATTACCGGAATCCTTCAGCAGAACCCCTCCATTGAGGTGATTCTGGATGTTCACCGGGACGGAGTCAATGAGCATTTGCATATGGTGAACCAGGTCAATGGGAAGCCTACCGCGCCCATTATGTTTTTCAACGGAGTCAGCCAGACGCCAAAAGGTCCCATTGAATATCTTCCCAACCCTTACAGGGAGCAGAATCTTGCATTCAGCTTCCAGATGCAGCTTGATGCAGCCGCCTATTTTCCCAATCTGACCCGGAAAATATACATAAAAGGTCTGCGTTATAACCAGCACTTAAGAGCAAGATCTTCCCTCATTGAAGTAGGTGCCCAGACGAATACATACCAGGAAGCGTTAAACGCCATGGAACCTCTGGCAGAAGTTTTGGATATGGTGTTGCAAGGAAATTAA
- the lepA gene encoding translation elongation factor 4 → MAAAQQNKIRNFCIIAHIDHGKSTLADRIIEKTGLLTSREMQSQVLDNMDLERERGITIKAQAVRTVYKAKNGEEYIFNMIDTPGHVDFNYEVSRSLAACDGAILVVDASQGIEAQTLANVYMALDHDLDVFPVLNKIDLPSAEPERVVEEIEDVIGIEAHDAPRISAKTGENVEEVLEAIVEKIPAPKGDPEAPLQALIFDSLYDSYKGVIVFFRVKEGTVRKGDKVRMMATGAVEEVVEVGYFGAGQFLPCEALSAGMVGYLAASIKNVKDTAVGDTITHAGRPCQTPLPGYKKVTPMVYCGLYPADGARYNDLRDALEKLQLNDASLFFEPETSLALGFGFRCGFLGLLHLEVIQERLEREYNLDLVTTAPGVVYRVYKKNGEKLELTNPSNLPDPTEIEYMEEPIVSAEIMVTTEFVGAIMTLCQERRGVYLGMEYMEATRALLKYELPLNEIIYDFFDALKSRSRGYASFDYELKGYQRSELVKLDILVNKEEVDALSFIVHALSAYDRGRRMCEKLKDEIPRQLFEIPIQAAIGGKIIARETVKAMRKDVLAKCYGGDISRKKKLLEKQKEGKKRMRQVGNVEIPQKAFMSVLKLDDE, encoded by the coding sequence ATGGCAGCTGCCCAGCAGAATAAAATACGCAACTTTTGTATTATCGCTCATATTGACCACGGAAAATCAACCCTTGCGGACCGGATTATAGAGAAAACCGGACTGTTGACCAGCAGGGAAATGCAGTCCCAGGTGCTTGATAATATGGATTTGGAACGGGAACGGGGAATCACCATCAAGGCCCAGGCAGTGCGTACCGTTTATAAAGCAAAAAATGGCGAAGAATACATCTTTAACATGATTGATACACCAGGTCATGTGGACTTTAATTATGAAGTTTCCCGAAGCCTTGCAGCCTGTGACGGAGCCATCCTGGTGGTGGATGCTTCCCAGGGGATCGAGGCCCAGACCCTGGCCAACGTATATATGGCCCTGGATCACGACCTTGATGTATTTCCGGTTTTAAATAAAATAGATCTTCCAAGCGCAGAGCCGGAGCGTGTGGTGGAGGAGATCGAGGATGTGATAGGGATCGAGGCACACGATGCTCCCAGGATCTCTGCTAAAACAGGAGAAAATGTAGAGGAAGTCCTGGAAGCGATTGTTGAAAAGATCCCGGCTCCCAAGGGAGATCCTGAAGCTCCCCTTCAGGCCCTGATTTTTGACTCCCTTTATGATTCCTATAAAGGCGTCATTGTTTTCTTCCGGGTAAAGGAAGGAACCGTAAGAAAAGGCGATAAGGTGCGGATGATGGCTACGGGAGCAGTGGAGGAGGTAGTGGAAGTCGGCTATTTCGGAGCAGGCCAGTTCCTTCCCTGCGAAGCCTTAAGCGCTGGTATGGTAGGATATCTGGCAGCCAGCATAAAGAATGTAAAGGATACTGCCGTTGGAGATACCATTACCCATGCGGGCCGTCCTTGTCAGACCCCGCTTCCTGGGTATAAAAAGGTGACTCCCATGGTTTACTGTGGTTTATATCCTGCCGATGGAGCCCGTTACAATGATCTGAGGGATGCCCTGGAAAAGCTTCAGCTTAACGATGCTTCTCTGTTTTTTGAGCCTGAAACCTCTCTGGCCCTTGGCTTTGGCTTCCGCTGCGGATTTTTAGGTCTTCTTCATCTGGAGGTCATTCAGGAGCGTCTGGAACGGGAATACAATCTGGATCTGGTGACTACGGCCCCCGGCGTTGTTTACCGTGTTTATAAAAAGAACGGGGAAAAGCTGGAGCTGACAAACCCTTCCAACCTGCCTGACCCAACGGAAATTGAGTATATGGAAGAACCGATTGTCAGCGCAGAGATCATGGTGACCACGGAATTTGTAGGAGCCATTATGACCCTGTGCCAGGAACGGCGGGGCGTGTATCTGGGCATGGAATACATGGAAGCAACCAGGGCACTGTTAAAATATGAGCTTCCGTTAAATGAAATCATTTATGATTTTTTTGATGCATTAAAGTCACGTTCCAGGGGATATGCCTCCTTTGACTATGAACTGAAGGGCTACCAGCGGTCAGAGCTTGTAAAGCTGGACATCCTGGTGAACAAGGAAGAAGTGGATGCCCTTTCCTTTATTGTCCATGCATTATCCGCCTATGACAGGGGCCGTAGAATGTGCGAAAAGCTGAAGGATGAGATTCCCAGACAGCTATTTGAGATCCCCATTCAGGCAGCGATCGGCGGCAAGATCATTGCCCGGGAGACCGTGAAGGCCATGAGAAAGGATGTTCTTGCCAAATGCTATGGCGGTGATATTTCCCGTAAGAAAAAACTCCTTGAAAAGCAGAAGGAAGGTAAAAAACGTATGCGCCAGGTCGGTAACGTAGAGATACCGCAAAAGGCATTTATGAGCGTACTGAAATTAGATGATGAATAA
- the hemW gene encoding radical SAM family heme chaperone HemW, with translation MMNKKNLEIYVHVPFCVRKCAYCDFLSFPGNRQMQREYTEKLIEEIQCQSAKVREYQVISVFIGGGTPSILNIEDMSAVFHALTNGFEILPDAEITMEVNPGTVTAESLSCYREAGVNRISMGLQSADDKELGYLGRIHTYDEFLKSYQRVRMAGFDNVNVDLISAIPGQTVESWKNTLKKVTMLKPEHISAYSLIVEEGTPYYDRYGEPVEVENHTVTQEKVHGLKSLPDLPDLPDEDAERDMYYLTRDFLKEQGYERYEISNYSKKGYECRHNIGYWTGTEYLGLGLGASSYLSGCRFHNTSVYKEYCSARLDREEVFQEVLRQEFERLTLEEKMEEYMFLGLRLTQGVSAQGFVSSFGHNIRSIYGPVLDAMEKDGLMEQNDGYYRLTSRGTDISNYVMSQFFV, from the coding sequence ATGATGAATAAAAAGAATCTGGAGATTTACGTACATGTCCCGTTCTGTGTACGTAAATGCGCTTATTGCGATTTCCTGTCATTTCCCGGAAACCGGCAGATGCAGCGGGAATATACAGAAAAATTAATAGAAGAGATCCAATGCCAGAGTGCCAAAGTCAGAGAATACCAGGTAATCAGTGTATTCATAGGGGGAGGCACTCCTTCTATATTAAATATCGAGGACATGTCTGCAGTTTTTCATGCCCTTACCAATGGATTTGAGATCCTGCCGGATGCGGAGATCACCATGGAGGTTAATCCCGGTACGGTGACGGCCGAGTCCCTTTCCTGTTACCGGGAAGCAGGGGTAAACCGGATCAGCATGGGGCTTCAGTCCGCAGATGACAAGGAACTGGGGTATTTAGGCAGAATCCATACCTACGATGAATTCTTAAAAAGCTATCAGAGAGTCCGTATGGCGGGATTTGATAACGTGAATGTGGATTTGATCTCGGCAATTCCCGGTCAGACTGTGGAATCATGGAAGAATACCTTAAAAAAGGTGACCATGCTGAAGCCGGAGCACATATCTGCCTACAGCCTGATCGTGGAAGAGGGAACCCCTTATTATGACCGGTATGGGGAACCGGTTGAAGTAGAAAATCATACGGTTACACAGGAGAAGGTCCATGGTTTAAAGTCTTTGCCGGATTTACCGGATTTGCCGGATGAGGATGCGGAGCGGGACATGTACTACTTGACCAGGGATTTTTTAAAAGAGCAAGGGTATGAAAGGTATGAAATATCCAATTACTCCAAAAAGGGTTACGAGTGCAGGCACAACATCGGTTATTGGACAGGTACGGAGTATCTGGGCTTAGGCCTGGGAGCTTCATCCTACTTGAGTGGATGCCGTTTTCACAATACTTCTGTTTACAAGGAGTATTGCAGCGCCCGCCTTGACCGGGAGGAAGTTTTTCAGGAAGTGCTGAGACAGGAGTTTGAGCGGCTTACCTTGGAGGAAAAAATGGAAGAGTATATGTTTCTGGGGCTGCGCCTGACCCAGGGCGTTTCAGCCCAGGGGTTTGTCAGCAGCTTTGGACACAATATCCGTAGTATTTACGGACCGGTGCTGGATGCCATGGAAAAGGACGGCCTTATGGAACAGAATGACGGGTATTATCGCCTGACCTCCAGAGGGACCGATATCAGTAATTATGTTATGAGCCAGTTTTTCGTGTAA
- a CDS encoding 3D domain-containing protein yields MKRTSQIQRFLGTLLMMAFFLISTFSTSAAQTAGIIDNADESGVRGWAINTTDPAAAAEVKVVITNQANGQTVAELITNASQYREDLVSHGTGNYGFDIPVPWSSYGDGTYLVEAYGAGQKLSGTRIHPVGDLAAANLQNSSSSLRSLGVFRTTAYCPCRKCSGGWGGRTSTGTIAAANHTISVDPRVIPYGSRIMIGGVVYTAEDCGGGVKGNHIDIFFNTHGETRAYGSRNVEVYLVQ; encoded by the coding sequence ATGAAAAGAACAAGCCAAATTCAACGGTTCCTTGGGACCTTACTAATGATGGCATTTTTCCTGATAAGTACGTTTTCCACTTCTGCCGCCCAGACGGCAGGGATTATTGACAATGCGGACGAAAGCGGCGTCAGAGGCTGGGCGATTAATACCACCGATCCCGCCGCTGCAGCAGAAGTAAAGGTTGTCATTACCAACCAGGCCAACGGGCAGACCGTGGCGGAGCTTATTACCAACGCCTCTCAATACCGGGAGGATTTAGTATCCCACGGGACCGGTAATTATGGCTTTGATATACCGGTTCCATGGAGTTCTTATGGAGACGGCACCTACCTGGTTGAGGCCTATGGGGCCGGCCAGAAGCTCTCAGGCACCAGGATTCATCCTGTGGGCGACCTTGCTGCTGCGAATCTGCAAAACAGCAGTTCCAGTCTCCGCTCTCTTGGAGTATTCAGAACCACGGCCTACTGCCCCTGCCGCAAGTGCTCCGGAGGCTGGGGAGGACGTACCAGCACAGGAACCATTGCTGCAGCAAACCATACCATTTCCGTTGATCCTAGAGTGATTCCCTATGGAAGCCGTATCATGATCGGAGGAGTCGTCTATACAGCAGAAGACTGCGGAGGGGGCGTCAAGGGAAACCACATTGATATTTTCTTCAACACTCATGGAGAAACCCGGGCCTACGGCTCCAGGAATGTGGAAGTATATCTGGTACAATAA
- a CDS encoding 3D domain-containing protein produces the protein MNSFSGKKSITGFLTILCILLLSMTALAAETTDKDQAVNQAQSESSGTDHQTIQTGGDQAASSNTDTPKEEIGPGIRKKETEPEEPAKPVYEKGGSLGLFTATAYCPESSGKQCVTYSGTIPQPQHTISADIALLPLGTKVMIDDIVYTVEDIGSGVKGNKVDIFFASRREALDFGRQTKELFAVIER, from the coding sequence ATGAATAGTTTTTCAGGAAAAAAAAGCATTACCGGATTCCTGACAATCCTTTGTATCCTGCTGTTATCTATGACTGCACTGGCAGCTGAAACTACGGATAAAGACCAAGCGGTGAATCAAGCACAGTCCGAAAGTTCTGGAACAGATCACCAAACCATACAAACAGGCGGCGATCAGGCCGCATCATCCAATACGGATACACCTAAGGAAGAGATCGGACCCGGCATCAGGAAAAAAGAGACAGAGCCGGAGGAGCCGGCAAAACCTGTTTATGAAAAAGGGGGATCTCTGGGGCTCTTCACTGCTACTGCATATTGTCCCGAAAGCTCCGGAAAACAGTGTGTGACCTATTCCGGCACCATACCCCAGCCTCAGCACACCATTTCTGCTGATATCGCCCTGCTTCCCCTTGGAACTAAGGTTATGATCGACGATATCGTTTATACCGTTGAGGATATCGGAAGCGGTGTAAAAGGGAATAAAGTAGATATATTCTTTGCAAGCCGCAGAGAAGCCCTGGATTTTGGAAGACAGACCAAAGAATTATTTGCAGTCATTGAACGGTAA